The region TCGGCCTCAAAAAGATCCTGAATTGAAAAACCTATATTAGGATATGAATAATAAAAATTATTTTTTATACCGTCTTGATTAATTTTAAAAACATTGCCTTTTATCGTCTCTGAAGAGCTTTCATTTGTCTCAAGAATATAGATTGTCAATTCAATGTAAGGTTCATTTTTGTCTAATTGCAGAACTAAATCTTCAATATAGCTTATTTTATCTCTTGGTGCATATACGACAAGTTCATTACTTTCTTTGTTTGCTTTTATATATTGCTGCAAAGTATCTGGAACTAACGAGATGAATTTTTCGGTTGTGATGTATTTTAAAGGAAAAATTTTAACCTCTGCTAAATTCAAAAAATTATGACTTTTTGGATCAGCGAGGCCAACAAAATACACACTTTCATCAATCTTTTTGTAAGAATATCCCCCAGGTAATAAAAGTAAATCTAAGACTGTTTCTAATTCGACGTCATAAAATTCTGCGGTAACTAATCCAGTTACATATTGATCAGTAAGTATAATAACTCCTGTTTGTAAAGAAATTTCGTTTAATGCTTCTATCAAATCGGTGTTATAAAAAACAGCTGTAACAATTGGTGAAGAAATTTCTTGAGATAGAGTCAAAACTGAAATTAATAAAATAAAAATCAATACCAATACGATTTTAAATTTGTTATTTTTCATAATGTCCCCCCTTTTTAAGGTTCTTTTAAATATTTACAATAATCCGATAACTAATCACTTTGAATTAAAAAATGTTCCTTCGAAGGTTTTTAGCTTATTTTCTTTGTTATATATTGTCAATATATAACTATAGTCCTGTGATATATCTAAATCTGGTACTTCACCTAAAAGCAAAACCTCTTTTTCAGGCACTACCCATTCCTCACTAGAAGGTACTAAATCATAAACACCTATACTTACACCTTTTGAATTTATAATACTTAACGAACCTTTAGGTATTAAATATCCACTTCCAATATTTTTTACAACGGCACTGAATATTCCAATACCTTCCACAACCTCATAATTAGTACTTACCAATTCAACATCATATTCAACTTTTCCAATTATTAATTCAATATTGACTTCTTTTTGAGTTAAAAGATTTTCTAATTCATCATAAACATTCAAAACGATTTTCCCGTAGTATCCACCTTCTTGGGCATCTTTTGGTACACTTATTGACATAATTGCCCTTGCTGGTCTTTGAGGATATACAACCATCGTTTCTGTGGATCTTGAAGTTAACCAAGAAATCAAAGAGTATTTTTTGTCTAATCCAGGAAAATCTTTTGCACCTATTTTAACTGTAACATTTTTA is a window of Defluviitoga tunisiensis DNA encoding:
- a CDS encoding type II secretion system protein GspD — translated: MKNNKFKIVLVLIFILLISVLTLSQEISSPIVTAVFYNTDLIEALNEISLQTGVIILTDQYVTGLVTAEFYDVELETVLDLLLLPGGYSYKKIDESVYFVGLADPKSHNFLNLAEVKIFPLKYITTEKFISLVPDTLQQYIKANKESNELVVYAPRDKISYIEDLVLQLDKNEPYIELTIYILETNESSSETIKGNVFKINQDGIKNNFYYSYPNIGFSIQDLFEAEIEMYEKAETANLITKQSVKVLPGEKATLYLKSIDTILFVSSYRTEFRTLEDGIEIEMTPKYLNDILQITFKTKSSNIMDIKRDSYIISESRLETKVNVFPSEVLLVADLDMSQLYSKKGGTSFLKDLPFLRFLFGDNEKRDQNKRLMIFLTSSLFDQGDGIK